In the Neodiprion virginianus isolate iyNeoVirg1 chromosome 2, iyNeoVirg1.1, whole genome shotgun sequence genome, CATAGTACAGAAAGGTGGCAACTTGTTAAGAGACAATCCTACGACGTAAGAACGCGGACGGCCGCCTGACGTAACGCAACTGACGGACTGCCCGCAcgggacggacggacggacagacTGACGAGACACACACCGACAGAGTTCCCAGCTAGAAGTAATATCACCATAGTCCCTGGCTGGGAGCGTTGCACTGGAGGTGGCGGTTTAGTGGGTAGGCCACCCTGGAGTCCCACATCCGCGCTAGCCCGTATGACTGGCGCGAATCCGTAACTTGGATTCCGCAACtcctcggaaaaaaaaaaaaaataataataatgataataataataatagtaataataagaatgataatgataatatgcaattttgccatacgattattacacattttattttttggaaaactttttattattttcagaaaactttttttcattttcggaaaactttttttcgttttcagaaaacttttttcactttctgaaaacttttctcgtggtaaacgaatatatatgaataattgctcgatatattaacaataagaaataaataattgttaagtatatgaattcacatttttaaatccattaaatatcgtattgatggTGGaacgtttccgcccgatggtggGTCGtccgaggcgtcaaacatcaaatatttacatcaattctacgtctacagttttatcatatagctattggggggctgggacaaccccccaaggtacggtgtcggtctgtccaggtatcaattgccgcttgtcatcctgccaactcggagccaattttttttgtacgatagtgcttacttcgtgttttttgctgcgtattaaacactgtggaagagtcgactcttggtaagccgtcagacagcgcttataatcatcaaacgtgatgctatttatcgatgaatttcttacacccttggcgcgcttactcacttttacgccactgttatatttttccccatcctcacccatcgtagtaaacgtgtacagctttgctcgcagtcccataaactctgtcataatttttccccatcctcacccatcgtagtaaacgtgtacagctttgctcgcagtcccacaaactctgtcacaattttaccattattttcatccttcatattagccctagttgttttttgtttttaaggggaataccattCACATTGTCGGGCGTATAGTCAGAGGTATgaaacattgtatctacatcacgtttgatgatgtcgtagatattaggcacattgaattgataaataaggttgtctgtgtcggtatacatcaatttagcttgtttattcgaaaagttgttttcaatataattgtagtggaaatcgtagaggaagatttttgacagatctagaatcGATGACATATTAAAGATAGACatatcaaaataattaaaaaatggaCGTATGGGCAGTACAAAAATATGACATTTATTTTAGAATTAGACTCAGAAACGTATAAAGAACTAATAAAGGAAAATCGAGTAAGGATGGGCTGGAAGAACTGCAAAGCATTTGAATATGTGACGATAATGCAATGTTTCAATTGCTGGGGGTATTGCCATATAGgcaaaaattgtaagaaacGCGCTGTGGCAAGTGTGCAGGAGCACATAAAGCaaaagaatgtaaaaataacgaaagtaAATGTGCGAGTTGTGCAGGGCacttataaaaattgacctaAAACAAGAAGACATAAAACACAGCGTATACGATAAACTATGCCCAacgtacaaatatttttcagagatAGAAAAGATGAGAAAGGGAGTGAGGATAAAGTAAAGGAAGTGGGAGGGTCGCTAGTGTATTTAAATGCTCGAAGCCTCATTAAAAACCTAGACAAAATCAAATACCTAGTTgtcaaaaaaatgaaaccatCATCAATGGCACTTACAGAAACGCAACTGACACAAGAAATTGACGATGAAGACGTAACAGTACAAGGTTACAGCTTAATAAGATGCGATGGAGAAGATGGACGGACAGGTGGAGTAgctatttatataaaaaaagtaatacaATTTACAGTCATAATAAATAGAAAGATAGAAGGAAACTGTTGGTATTTGGCGgtaaaaataggaaaaaatcgattcaatACATACTCAGGGGTGATAGCTCTAGTATATCACTCTCATAGTGCAAGTGATAGAGATTTTATTGATTCGATTGATGAAATAAGTGAAGAATTATACGGGTATGAGGATTGCTTGTTCACTGGAGactttaatataaattttaacaataactCATACTGTAAGAAAAGACTGACtagattattttcagaaaaaggCATGAAACAGTATGTCAAAAGTGCAACGAGAGTAGAGGAGGACTCGCAAACCATCATATACCTAGTCTTTAGTAATAATGAAGTAGATATTGAAATAAAGGATACGCCGAAAATTATGGACCACGAAATCTTggacgtaaaaataaatttaacaacggAAAACAATATCAAATCAAATGCGATGAAAAAAGATGTGAGAAACATTGACGACATAAGGTTTATAAAAAGGCTCGAAGAGAGTAAAACGTATTCAAGAAAATTGGAAGCTAGCCAAACAAATTACCAAGACTACAcaaatgaaacaataaataaaataatagagGCAGTGGACAAAGAGATGCCGTACAAAGGAATAAAAGTAAACAGCGATAAGAACgacaaaaaatggataaacGAGACAATAAAAATAGCATTAAGGGAGCGAGACGCATATTATAAAGTAGCTAAAAACAGAAACACCGAATATGACAGGAAAGGATATCGAAAAAGTAGAAATAGGGCGGTAGAACTTttgagaaaggaaaaaaagtaatattatgagagaaaaatcgatagtaataaaaataacagttCCGAGATGTGGAAgacactgaaaaaaatcataaaaggTAAACAGCAAGAAATCGATTACACGAGGGGCATTTATTTTAATACCACACTAATAAAGGGCGTAAAGGAAATAGCAAACTGTTTCAATGGATATTATATAAACAGTATCGAGGAGATTGTAGGTAGTATAGATACAGTTGTAGAAAATAGTGATGAAGAAATGATACACGTAAGCACGacgtttacaaaatttaaagaGCTTAGCGAAGAAGAGTTGGGTATCAAAATAAGAAATATGCCAAAGATAACTGGGACACAAGAGGGGATATCGAGCAAAATACTAACTTTAGCATTTAAAGCAATCAGTCGAGAACTGACACTGATTACACggctctacaaaaaaatttttgttcttcgtcctaaagtttattttatgattttctggttaattatgaacaaaaacgaaaagaaaatacctttttttggtacaaagtttgcttttgtaatagttatagtaaaaatactcatttttgattattttttaaaaattaattattttaaatacatcAAAAAATACCGCGCGATCAGAGTTGGGTTTTAACGTTCAGACAGTGCTTCTAGATGGCACTCGAGTGATAAACAACGATCAGGTATTTTGTAGAAGTCCAGAATAACTGAAAATGTTCTCATTAAAAGTACATATGCCGCATGCTCAtttagataaatttaaaaacaacatGGGAGCGTATTCAGAAGAGCAAGGAGAACGTTTTCATCAGGACATTTTGAGCTTCGAACAACGTTGTCAAGGCCAATGCAATGAAAACATGATCGGAGACTATATTTGGGGTTTATTGAGAGAAAGTACTTACGAACATaaaggaaaaagtaaaagcgtgcacttttaaattattttctacttttttgtAACTTATTTTGATAGTAaaacttaataaaaataataaaaatgtttatttaaatgGTTTCATCTTTAATTGATGATTAAAAccacagattttgaaaaatatcgttcaatCGGTCTCCTAagtacaaaagcaaactttttcatgctatatatttttttttcgtctaattACGAACTAAAGAATCGAAATCTAATACTTTAAAGGgtaggtaaaattttttgttgatcCGTGTTATAAATCAATCCCTGCGCCAGGGATACTTTCCAGAAAGTTGGAAAAGGTCGGAAATTGTACCGATACCGAAAGTGAGTAAAACTAGAAGGGCAGATTAATTCCGACCGATAAATATATTGCCACAGTATGAAAAGGTATTAGAAATCATAGTGAAAGAGCAAATAATGGAATATCTAGAACGAAACGACCTACTCACAGAGCTACAATACGGATTTAGGAAAGGAAAATCGTGTGAGAACGCTATACAGCAAATACTAACGGAGTGGAACAAAGCCATCAGTAACGGAAAGATAGTTAGAGCGATATTTGTAGATCTGAAGAGAGCGTTCGAAACTATAGATCGTGAGAGGCTTATAAATAAACTAACAAAGTTTGGTATTGGAGGTACAGTTATTGATTGGTTAAAGTCGTACTTATCAAATCGGTCACAGATAGTATCTATAAATAAGACTAATTCAGAAGAAATGAGGACAAAATACGGCGTGCCGCAAGGTTCAGTCCTTGGACccttattatttattatgtatataaatgaCATTGTTGCCTAAGTTTCTGATTCTAATATCATATTATTTGCTGATGACATGGTCATTTACACGAAGACAGAAGGATCTGCAGAACTGGAATATAAATTGACTAAACAATTAGAACGAACAGAGAAATGGCAGTGCAAGAATAAACTGAAAGTAAATgccaaaaaaacaaagattaTGATCATAAAAGGACCACGACAAAGGAAAGGAGATGAAATTAAAGTTCTATGTAAAAATGGAGAAGAACTTGAAAGGGTAGTGGAGATAAAGTATTTGGAAATAATGATAGTCTCGAAACTCAACCTGACAGCACACGAGGATTACACAATTAAAAAAGTCGGAAAAAATGTCAGTTTTTTAAATAGACTGGGCACATTCTTATCACCAATGACACGATGTACAGTGTACAATACTATAATAGCACCACATATTGAGTATTGTAGGACGGTAATGCTTAATATGAATAAAACAGATATTGATGAAATTCAGAAACTACAGAACAAAGCGATGCGTGTAATATTACAGTGTTGCCATTGGACGAGAGTGAATGATATGCTAGACGCGTTATGTTTTCTTAATGTAAGGGAGCGAATAGAATATAATGtaattatgtacatatttaaGATGGTGGATGTTAACGTGCAGAAAGAGCAAAATGTTCAAACGGTTGCAAAAGTGTGGAATGGGACTGGTATGCGAACAAGACAAGCAGAACATTTAAAAATAGAACACAGGCAAAGGGCTATGGGACAAAGagatttatattatattataaggGGCAGTACGTAAAGAGAGGCAGGTGCTGAAGTAAAGAGTAATATgtagaaatataataataaggGGTAGCTgtaaggtataataataaggtGGATGTGAGATATAAGGATATGTAAAatgtatctctctctctctctcttgaaCTTGAACTTGGTGCTTGGTGAACAACGTGTACCCGTTATCGTTCGTCACATTTTCTGGCCGTTTTTTGAGTTGATCTTTGTGAGTTCGGTCTGTCTAGTATTGGTTTGTTCGCGCTGTGCCGGCTTTTAAGTGGTATAAAACTCCTTGCGCCTTGTAGTGCGGCTATTAAATAATTGAGACTTACAGTGCATTATAACCCGTTAAAATTTCACGCACGGTTtgactttgttgtttctttctgGAGCTGTCAGTGTCAGTGTCAGACTAGTGAGGTTGAACGCAGCCTTTGTTGACTGTTGACTGTCTTGGGATTACCTTCGTGTTATCTATAAACGTCTATTTATACCAATCTATGATACCGACTTGCTGATAGTATGGCTCCTCCAAACTGTGCTTTGTGCTACGCTTCTATAGATGTCCCTAGTAGTGCCATTACCACAGGCGACAAATGTAAACATTCATTTCATGCTATTTGTCTCAAAATACGGTTTCAAGTCGAAACTAGCAGGGCTGCGACAGATCGTGTTCGTAGCTGCTGCCCTATTTGTACGAGAGATGAGACAACCGCTATTGGagcagaaattcaaaaaatttcaaccttaCTCGTGACTATGAACACTCGCCTTAGTGCGTTTGAAGCCACAGCGGCCAAGGTCAGCACGCTCGTAACGTTTGTCGAGGATCTTCGAGGAAAATTTGACAGCATGCTAGCCGATAATGTAGCTCTCAAATCAGGTCTCGAAACTGACAATGCCACCGTAACAGAGGTCAAGAAAGATGTTGATTCGCTGGCTGAGGTAGCGTCTCGCCATTCAGCGGACATTAGTGAAATTGGAAGCAAGCTTACCATCAAGCAGACTGGTGTGCTGGCGCCTGCTGATGAGGCTATGCTGTTGCGGGTAGCATGCAATGAAGTTGCGAACCACCTAATTATTACAGGGATTCGAGATGGTGGTGATCGCGAGCGTCTAGATGAAATATTGACCAAACTGCTAGCGGCTCTTGATATACAGCTGCCTCCTGATGCCATAATCCGCTTCGAACGAATGGGCCGCTATAGAGCTCAGAGTGCCCCTGGTGCTTCAACCTCGCGTTTGGATGCAACTGCTCCTGGCTCTCCTCCTGCCTGCACTGCGCGTCCTCTTATGTTAATCCTTGGGTCTCCTGCCTGGTGCGATCAAGTAATTGCGGCTAAGAAGCTCAAGCCTCAACTCCGAGCTGCAGAAATTGATGCCGCCCTCTCGGACCGAAAGGTTTGTAATAACAAAAGGTATCCTGTGCAACTTCACCGATATCGGAGTCAGATCTTGAAGAAGTTTCCGTCGCTGAGCTCGAGGTCTGTGTGGATAACTGATGCTGCGTTGTTTGTTCGGCCTGGACCGGGGATCAAACCGTTACGCTTGCAGCCTTCTTCCGACTTGTCGACCCTAACACGAGCCCTACAATGACTCACACCTGCGACTGTTCTCAAACCTAAGCGCTCACTGACTCGCCCGAAGCTCCTCAATGTCTGCTGCCTTAATGCCCAGTCGCTGCCTGCCCATATTGATGAATTTCGCGAGTTCTTTCGACTAAACTCATACCACGTGATTACTGTCTCCGAAACCTGGCTCAACGAGCGGGTATTGGACGTACAGGTTATGTTGCCATCTTACAGGTTGCATAGGGTTGATCGTCGAGGGCGACATGGGGGTGGCGTTGCCTTCTTTGTGCACGAGAAGCTTTTCTCTGCAACGGTTGCTACGTCCGCTGCTCTTCCAGAGGATGGATATCCTGAATACCTTCTAATAGAAGTTAGCGCTGATGCTGGAATGAAGTTTCTATTCGCGGTCGTATATAGACCTCCTAAAGTTGGTCATCTCGATATGTTTGAGGATGAACTTGAATAAACTACGATGTTGGCTAGGTGAATAAATGAAACTCGTGAGTTTCTCTAAATTAGTTCAGGTTTATTTTAATAGAAAATTGATTCACTCTGATTGACATATACAAGAGAGAACTTAGATATCAAAATGTTTAAAGAATATAATATTGAGTAGGCGCTATCGAAGGCAGCGTACGTAGCTCAGCGTGACGGAGCGAGGACTGACTCCGCAGCGAAGCCAGGCGGCCGTACGACTCCAGAGAGGAGCTGCGCGCGCAGCGGCGGCCCGTGCTCACAGCTCAGTAACAGCAGCAGAAAATCCAACAAACCGCCCGCCTCGTTCCGTGAACGAAAGTAGATGTCCAAATGCCGCCCGCCAAAGCCAGACTCGTTTAGCGGCGAGAACCATTTGGCCTCGCAGGATCGGCGAGTGGGATGAGAGCCAACTTAACGATAGGTCTGACGTATTCGCCAGTAGCAGCACGAACGGTCACGGTGCGGACGTTCCCATCAGGTCCCGGATGAACTTGAATTACGCGTCCCAAAGGCCATCTGCCATTGACACGTAACAAACTCGGATCCAAGATGAAAACTAGATCCCCGACCTTTAAGTTGGGGCGCTGACGCAACCATCTTTGGCGTTGTTGTAGCGTGTTAAAATACTCTCGGCTCCATCTTTTCCACAACTCGTCCCGCATTGCTTTCACAAGCTTCCAGTGAGTCAAGTGGTCTAGATTGCTGTAATCTGCAGGAACTTCGGGTATCGACCCAAGGTGTCTTCCAACTAGCAGATCGCCAGCTGTTAAAACTTCTAGATCATCGAGATCGCTAGAGAGCGGAGAGAGAGGCCGGCGATTCAGTACGGCTTCAATACCGATAAGCAACGTGGAAAACTCTTCATATGTCAAATTTCTTGGGCCGGCAACTCGTTTGAGATGTCTTTTGAAGGACTTCACGCCAGCTTCCCACAGCCCTCCGAAGTGAGGAGCAGCAGGGGGAATAAATTTCCAAGTGATACCTTCAGTGGCGAGAGCGTCTGCAACCTGAAGTGCGTGGCGTTGTCGCTTCAAATTTCTTTAGGTTTGCCACGTCGCTTGGTAAATCGTTCCAATGCCGCTTGAAGGCTTTCTGTTGTGAGGTCACCAACGAGTTCCAAGTGCACTCCTTTTGACCGAAGGCACACAAATACGGCAACATATCCTTTGGTTGCACGACAACCGCGACCTTTGGCCGCAAGAACGTTAAATGGGCCTGCATAGTCAACACCGGTGTAAGCGAAGGGATCACTCGGAATGATGCGCTCTGGAGGCAGGGGAGCCATAACTTGTTCCAATGGGCGGGGAGAAGAGCGGATGCAGATCACGCAATTTTGGATGAAAGtccgaatttttcttttaccacCGAGGATCCACGCTCGACGAACGACTTGGACGTATGTTGATCGAAAGCCCCCGTGAAGTGATTTCTCGTGCGCCCAGTTGATGATCAGCCAAGCCAGATGATCAGTGCCAGACAATATTGGTGGGTGACGTTCATCGTAGGATAGTAGGGAGTGCTGCAAGCGTCCACCTACGCGAAGAATGCCCTTGGAATCAACGTGAGCGGCTAATCCTCGTAGCACGCTGCGATTGGGAAGATTGTTCCCGCTCCGAAGACTCGCAATTTCAGAAGCAAAGTATTGGCTTTGACTGAGTTGAACGCATGCGAGAAAGGCTTCGTGAAGCTCAACGGCGGTCATGGGCCCCAGAACAACGGCAGTGGGCGTGCGTTGAAGCCGAATTCGTATCCAACGACGTAATCTCACTAGGAATCGCAGCAGAGTCAGTAGccttgaaaatttgtttacgaAAGATGGATTCAAGTTCAGATTCTCGCAAACGGTGGTAGCATGGCTGGTCACTGCTTCTGGAGTAGGATGTGACGGGATCTCTTTCCAAGTAGACGGATTTGAGAGCCAGGTGGGTCCGTCAAACCATGAACGTTCGTGCAAGAGTTGAGTCAATTCAGCTCCTCGTGTGGCGACATCTACTGGATTTAATTCGCTGAATACATGTCTCCAAGCGGCACGGGGAAACGTTTCTTGTATCTGATTCACGTAGTTGTCCACCAGCGAATTGCCGACAGGCTCGTCCGAGCAAATCCAATGAAGGGCGATTTTAGAGTCGGTCCAAGCGTAGCAATTGTCATTGGAAATCTTTAAATCTTTGGCTACAGTTCTCAGTAATTTCACAGCTATTAGAGCTGCTCTTAATTCCAGTCGTGGAATAGTCATTCGAGGCTCGGTTTGTTCCTTAGGACGCAAGCTTTTGATTGAAGCCAGTTTGGTCTTGGCTATTAACAATGCAGTATGAACGGATTGATCTTGAGAAACTCTAATGTATACAGCTGCAGCCATTGCACGGCGACTGGCGTCAGAGAAGGCGTGCAGTTCTACAGCATGCCCAGGTGAGGTCTTTAACCAACGAGGAATACTGACTTCCGAAATCCGTCCCAAGTTCTCTTTGAAACTGTCCCAGCGCCTTGACATTGACGCCGGTAACGGTTGATCCCAATCCAGACCAGCCCGCCACAGATCCTGCATCAACATTTTGGCCAATAAAGTGACGGGTGCAAGCCATCCACATGGATCAAAGATGCTTGCGACCGCGGCAAGTATCTCGCGTTTTGTGCGTTGCACAGGCGCGAGTTGTGGTGGAGCCAAACGAAAGTTGTCAGCCTGAGGATCCCAGTGAATTCCCAGCTCATTTACAGGTCCGTCTTCACCGATACGAACCCATGATGGACGCAAACACATTTCCGGAGGCAGATCTTGTAGAAGCTCGGGAGTGTTGGCAACCCACTTGCGAAGGGGAAAGCCTCCTGCTTGGGCGAGTTGGATCATTTGGTCTCGCAATCGCAGGGCATCTGGAATATTATCGGCACCAGAGAAAATGTCGTCGATGTACCTCTCGTGGAGTAAAGCTCTCGCTGCATCCTCACGACCCTCCTTTTCGTCGTCACATAATTGTTTCATCACCCTAAGAGCGAGGTAGGGCGCGCATGACGTGCCATAAGTGACGGTGAGGAGCTGATAATGCTTGACAGGTAAATCCTCGTGAGGGCTCCAAACAATTCGTTGTAAGTTTAAGTGCTCCTTTGCTATGCGTATTTGACG is a window encoding:
- the LOC124297717 gene encoding uncharacterized protein LOC124297717; amino-acid sequence: MSISGVGGEFIDRSQFKSRLQIHLPDLDSPVDFEVYCIKRLGLSTPTTQIPQNVRELWRPLQLADEHFDTPGPVDILIGANLLPTLMRSGVLRKDTTMAQNTAVGWIISGCIAQPTTSTTTRLCLTQAGVEPHWYQQLFQLIQRFWEIENVPHVVRQSPDDKICETIFSQHQRDAQGRYIVPLPVRTNLLHLLGESLLGALASLAALLRRMKRDPALARACLNFMNEYLRYGHMRELPEEEIHQTDSPIYYIPFHGIWQRGDLEQKLRVVFNASRSTSSGYSLNDVLYTGPKLQTTLWRVLVIWRIYQIAFSTDAQMMYRQIRIAKEHLNLQRIVWSPHEDLPVKHYQLLTVTYGTSCAPYLALRVMKQLCDDEKEGREDAARALLHERYIDDIFSGADNIPDALRLRDQMIQLAQAGGFPLRKWVANTPELLQDLPPEMCLRPSWVRIGEDGPVNELGIHWDPQADNFRLAPPQLAPVQRTKREILAAVASIFDPCGWLAPVTLLAKMLMQDLWRAGLDWDQPLPASMSRRWDSFKENLGRISEVSIPRWLKTSPGHAVELHAFSDASRRAMAAAVYIRVSQDQSVHTALLIAKTKLASIKSLRPKEQTEPRMTIPRLELRAALIAVKLLRTVAKDLKISNDNCYAWTDSKIALHWICSDEPVGNSLVDNYVNQIQETFPRAAWRHVFSELNPVDVATRGAELTQLLHERSWFDGPTWLSNPSTWKEIPSHPTPEAVTSHATTVCENLNLNPSFVNKFSRLLTLLRFLVRLRRWIRIRLQRTPTAVVLGPMTAVELHEAFLACVQLSQSQYFASEIASLRSGNNLPNRSVLRGLAAHVDSKGILRVGGRLQHSLLSYDERHPPILSGTDHLAWLIINWAHEKSLHGGFRSTYVQVVRRAWILGGKRKIRTFIQNCVICIRSSPRPLEQVMAPLPPERIIPSDPFAYTGVDYAGPFNVLAAKGRGCRATKGYVAVFVCLRSKGVHLELVADALATEGITWKFIPPAAPHFGGLWEAGVKSFKRHLKRVAGPRNLTYEEFSTLLIGIEAVLNRRPLSPLSSDLDDLEVLTAGDLLVGRHLGSIPEVPADYSNLDHLTHWKLVKAMRDELWKRWSREYFNTLQQRQRWLRQRPNLKVGDLVFILDPSLLRVNGRWPLGRVIQVHPGPDGNVRTVTVRAATGEYVRPIVKLALIPLADPARPNGSRR